Proteins encoded by one window of Sediminicoccus rosea:
- the ykgO gene encoding type B 50S ribosomal protein L36, with amino-acid sequence MKIRNSLKSAKLRDKNCVVVRRRGRLYVLNKKNPRFKARQG; translated from the coding sequence ATGAAGATCCGCAACAGCCTGAAATCCGCCAAGTTGCGGGACAAGAACTGCGTCGTGGTGCGCCGCCGCGGCCGTCTCTACGTCCTCAACAAGAAGAACCCGCGCTTCAAGGCCCGCCAGGGCTGA
- a CDS encoding FAD-binding domain-containing protein produces MLDVVWFKRDLRVTDHAALAAAKGTQGGPVLPLYIVEPDYWRGEDASPRQWRFLRAALEDLRAQLATLGLPLVVRKGDAVALLARLHAERGIRALHSHEETGNLWTYARDRAVARFCQEAGVPWHEYPQFGVVRRLASRDGWARRWAGFMGAPVLAPPRGLMAPAGIIEGALPEQPFDWNPEDGLVEAQPAGRAAALALLEGFLAGRGADYRRGMSSPLSAPLACSRLSPHLAMGSVSMREVVQRVERAGRDIAAQPPGQRPVPLGAVQSLASRLHWHCHFIQKLESEPALERRAAHPAAEAARRPTAPDDPRLLAWAGGRTGYPFLDACMRSLIATGWINFRMRAMLQSFASHHLDLDWAASGAHLARLFVDYEPGIHWPQVQMQSGATGINTPRLYNPVKQGLDQDAEAVFIARWVPEVAHLPPGLRHVPWKLDAPPAGYPAPVVELSAALHAARERISRIRAAAGFDAEARRVFQKHGSRQRRFAQDDPMGERARAARREAKARRQLSLDL; encoded by the coding sequence ATGCTCGATGTCGTGTGGTTCAAGCGGGATCTGCGCGTCACGGATCACGCGGCGCTGGCGGCGGCCAAGGGGACGCAGGGTGGCCCCGTGCTGCCGCTCTACATCGTCGAGCCGGACTATTGGCGCGGGGAGGACGCCTCGCCCCGGCAATGGCGCTTCCTGCGCGCGGCGCTGGAGGATCTGCGGGCGCAACTCGCCACGCTCGGCCTGCCGCTGGTGGTCCGCAAGGGTGATGCGGTGGCGCTGCTGGCGCGGCTGCATGCCGAGCGTGGAATCCGGGCCCTGCACAGCCATGAGGAGACGGGCAATCTCTGGACCTATGCGCGGGACCGGGCGGTGGCGCGCTTCTGCCAGGAGGCCGGGGTGCCCTGGCACGAATATCCCCAGTTCGGCGTAGTCCGGCGCCTGGCGTCGCGCGATGGCTGGGCGCGGCGCTGGGCGGGCTTCATGGGGGCGCCGGTGCTGGCGCCACCCCGGGGTCTGATGGCGCCCGCCGGCATCATCGAGGGCGCGCTGCCGGAGCAGCCCTTCGACTGGAACCCGGAGGATGGCCTGGTGGAGGCCCAGCCGGCCGGCCGCGCGGCGGCGCTGGCGCTGCTGGAGGGCTTTCTTGCCGGGCGCGGCGCCGATTACCGGCGTGGCATGTCCTCGCCGCTCAGCGCGCCCCTGGCCTGCTCGCGCCTGTCACCGCATCTCGCCATGGGCAGCGTCTCGATGCGGGAGGTGGTGCAGCGGGTGGAGCGCGCGGGGCGTGACATCGCGGCCCAGCCGCCGGGGCAGCGGCCGGTGCCGCTGGGCGCCGTGCAGTCCCTCGCCTCGCGGCTGCATTGGCATTGTCACTTCATTCAGAAGCTGGAGAGCGAACCCGCGCTGGAGCGCCGCGCCGCGCATCCCGCGGCCGAGGCGGCGCGGCGGCCGACGGCCCCCGATGATCCGCGGCTGCTGGCCTGGGCCGGGGGGCGGACGGGCTACCCCTTCCTCGATGCCTGCATGCGCTCGCTCATCGCGACGGGTTGGATCAACTTCCGCATGCGCGCGATGCTGCAAAGCTTCGCGAGCCACCATCTGGACCTCGACTGGGCGGCGAGCGGGGCGCATCTGGCCCGCCTCTTCGTGGATTACGAGCCGGGCATCCACTGGCCGCAGGTGCAGATGCAGTCGGGCGCCACCGGCATCAACACGCCGCGCCTCTACAATCCGGTGAAGCAGGGGCTGGACCAGGACGCGGAAGCCGTCTTCATCGCGCGCTGGGTGCCGGAGGTGGCGCATCTGCCGCCCGGACTGCGGCACGTGCCGTGGAAGCTGGATGCCCCGCCCGCGGGCTATCCGGCGCCTGTGGTGGAACTGTCAGCCGCGCTGCATGCGGCGCGGGAGCGGATCAGCCGGATTCGCGCGGCGGCGGGGTTCGATGCTGAGGCGCGCCGCGTCTTCCAGAAGCATGGCAGCCGGCAGCGCCGCTTCGCGCAGGACGATCCGATGGGCGAGCGGGCCAGGGCCGCGCGGCGCGAGGCCAAGGCGCGGCGGCAGCTATCCCTGGATCTCTAG
- a CDS encoding creatininase family protein, translated as MDVRWERLTGPELKALAGRGALPVLPIGSLEQHGPHLPVWTDSFIAHALSVEAAKLATDVPAIVLPPLWTGLSEHHLPFGGTITLDHATLHAVLRCVVRSLQAQGFTRLLIVNGHGGNIDPLNVSVRELAHEFGMPVVVTTWPNVAPVEIAKALTTQPGIMHACEGETALWLALDPGQVRHDKIEEAAGGNAGVQAPAGFSRFYSFAERAPRTGVKGDPRAATAEKGQAMIAAIATNLARAMRDPVLWSKPEKVWQA; from the coding sequence ATGGACGTGCGTTGGGAGAGACTGACCGGCCCCGAACTCAAGGCACTCGCCGGGCGCGGAGCGCTGCCCGTCCTGCCGATCGGCAGCTTGGAGCAGCACGGCCCGCATCTGCCGGTCTGGACCGACAGCTTCATCGCCCATGCGCTGAGCGTGGAGGCGGCCAAGCTCGCCACCGACGTGCCGGCCATCGTGCTGCCGCCGCTCTGGACCGGGCTTTCCGAGCATCACCTGCCCTTCGGCGGCACCATCACGCTGGACCACGCGACGCTGCATGCGGTGCTGCGCTGCGTGGTGCGCAGCCTGCAGGCGCAGGGCTTCACCCGGCTGCTCATCGTCAATGGCCATGGCGGCAACATTGATCCGCTGAACGTCTCGGTGCGTGAATTGGCGCATGAATTCGGCATGCCGGTGGTGGTGACGACCTGGCCGAACGTGGCACCGGTCGAGATCGCGAAAGCGCTCACCACCCAGCCCGGCATCATGCATGCCTGCGAGGGCGAGACGGCGCTCTGGCTGGCACTCGACCCTGGCCAGGTGCGCCACGACAAGATCGAGGAGGCCGCCGGCGGCAATGCCGGCGTGCAGGCGCCGGCCGGCTTTTCGCGCTTCTACAGCTTCGCCGAGCGCGCGCCGCGCACCGGTGTGAAGGGCGACCCGCGCGCCGCCACGGCCGAGAAGGGCCAGGCGATGATCGCGGCCATCGCCACCAACCTCGCGCGCGCCATGCGCGACCCGGTGCTCTGGAGCAAGCCGGAGAAGGTGTGGCAGGCCTGA
- a CDS encoding hybrid sensor histidine kinase/response regulator, whose protein sequence is MGLKALRNSIRLSFGSSGASPGGGGSDASGVAPRPSRLYALVAGLVILCLMTVYGIVMYRGQQEAVLEAERLTQSVAEALADQLTRAMQTVDVVMLDQAERSEQGLDTIPGQRSNLLRDVSQLRALLVTDANGLVLHSTVEGLVGQSLGDRDWFRVLRLSGQLIRLGPPEAGRFLAAPNARPISETGLWSIPLARAVRNARGEFEGTVIALINPEYLSSIARQYAEGFGVTVRLHSFNGALLARSDGSRAGIGQIHPGAWPFRNFLPRLERGSFVGVDQDGQNVMASFAVTRQGLFVVEVVRARSDAMAANRALGLLLGLGVAGAGAFILMALGLMVRQAHRLRAQGEQLAESEAAARAGSRAKEDFLASMSHEIRTPMNGVIGMTGLLLDTRLDDLQRRYAETIQNSAEHLLMVLNDILDFSKLEAGAVELERVPFELEKELATIVELFAPKAASKGVELLVALPGDMPRIMVGDPGRVRQVLFNLVGNAVKFTDKGWIQLDVTLEPLGQRRGWLMQCAVLDTGIGLDPAQVPHLFERFTQADASIRRKYGGTGLGLAICRRLAEEMGGGIEAGPRDPTKPRGAGSRFTFSAKLGQPPGPLEAAPATALAGVKIMVVDDLALNRDILARQLVSMGAEPVLARDGAEALTLLRDAASRDRPIRAVVLDGQLEHARGLDVARQIRAEPGLPRPAILLCSSGASLGKDQPEEGLVEGMLLKPALPARLRDSLLAALAPRAEADAPAVAEPTAPPTQEAPLQRVLLVEDNATNQLVMKTILGKAHCHVDVAGDGGEAVRMAHAAPYDVILMDLQMPVMDGLEATRQIRATQGPNRRTRIIGLTAAVGPVFEAQCRAAGMDDYLGKPVQRAALLDRLKQKVG, encoded by the coding sequence ATGGGCCTGAAAGCACTCCGCAACAGCATTCGCCTCTCCTTCGGCTCTTCGGGCGCCTCCCCGGGCGGCGGAGGCTCGGATGCCTCCGGTGTCGCCCCGCGGCCGAGCCGACTCTACGCCCTGGTGGCGGGTCTCGTCATCCTGTGCCTGATGACCGTCTACGGGATCGTCATGTATCGCGGCCAGCAGGAGGCTGTCCTGGAGGCCGAGCGACTGACGCAGTCTGTCGCCGAGGCCCTTGCCGATCAGTTGACGCGCGCGATGCAGACGGTGGACGTGGTCATGCTGGACCAGGCCGAGCGCAGCGAGCAGGGGCTCGATACCATCCCCGGCCAGCGGTCCAACCTGCTCCGGGACGTGTCGCAGCTTCGCGCCCTGCTGGTGACCGATGCGAACGGCCTGGTCCTGCATTCCACCGTCGAGGGGCTGGTGGGCCAGAGCCTGGGGGACCGCGACTGGTTCCGCGTGCTGCGCCTGAGCGGCCAGCTGATCCGCCTGGGCCCGCCCGAGGCGGGGCGCTTCCTGGCCGCCCCCAATGCCCGGCCGATCAGCGAGACCGGCCTTTGGTCCATCCCGCTCGCGCGGGCCGTCCGCAATGCGCGCGGCGAATTCGAGGGCACGGTGATCGCCCTCATCAACCCCGAATATCTCAGCAGCATCGCCCGCCAATATGCCGAGGGCTTCGGCGTCACGGTGCGGCTGCACTCCTTCAACGGCGCGCTGCTGGCCCGTTCGGATGGCAGCCGGGCGGGGATCGGGCAGATCCATCCGGGCGCCTGGCCCTTCCGCAACTTCCTGCCGCGCCTCGAGCGCGGCAGCTTCGTCGGCGTGGACCAGGACGGGCAGAACGTGATGGCGAGCTTCGCCGTCACCCGCCAGGGCCTCTTCGTGGTCGAGGTGGTGCGCGCGCGGTCCGATGCGATGGCGGCCAACCGCGCGCTCGGCCTGCTGCTCGGCCTCGGCGTCGCCGGTGCGGGCGCCTTCATCCTGATGGCGCTGGGCCTGATGGTGCGCCAGGCGCACCGGCTGCGCGCCCAGGGCGAGCAGCTGGCCGAGAGCGAGGCCGCGGCCCGCGCTGGTTCGCGCGCCAAGGAGGATTTCCTGGCCTCGATGAGCCATGAGATCCGCACGCCGATGAATGGCGTGATCGGCATGACCGGCCTGCTGCTGGACACGCGGCTGGACGACCTGCAGCGCCGCTATGCCGAGACCATCCAGAACTCGGCCGAGCACCTGCTGATGGTGCTGAATGACATCCTTGACTTCTCGAAGCTGGAGGCCGGCGCCGTCGAGCTGGAGCGCGTGCCCTTCGAGCTGGAAAAGGAACTCGCCACCATCGTCGAGCTCTTCGCCCCCAAGGCGGCGAGCAAGGGTGTGGAGCTGCTGGTGGCGCTGCCGGGCGACATGCCGCGCATCATGGTGGGCGACCCCGGCCGCGTGCGGCAGGTGCTGTTCAACCTGGTCGGCAATGCGGTGAAGTTCACCGACAAGGGCTGGATCCAGCTCGACGTCACGCTGGAGCCGCTGGGCCAGCGGCGCGGCTGGCTGATGCAATGCGCGGTGCTCGACACCGGCATCGGCCTCGACCCCGCGCAGGTGCCGCATCTCTTCGAGCGCTTTACCCAGGCCGATGCCTCGATCCGCCGGAAATACGGCGGCACGGGCCTCGGCCTCGCGATCTGCCGGCGCCTCGCCGAGGAGATGGGCGGTGGCATCGAGGCCGGCCCGCGCGATCCGACCAAGCCGCGCGGCGCGGGCAGCCGCTTCACCTTCTCGGCCAAGCTCGGCCAGCCGCCCGGCCCGCTCGAGGCCGCGCCGGCCACCGCCCTGGCCGGCGTCAAGATCATGGTGGTGGACGACCTCGCGCTCAACCGCGACATCCTGGCGCGGCAGCTCGTCAGCATGGGGGCCGAACCGGTGCTGGCGCGCGATGGGGCCGAGGCGCTGACCCTGCTGCGCGATGCGGCGTCCCGGGACCGGCCGATCCGCGCCGTGGTGCTGGACGGGCAGCTCGAACATGCGCGCGGGCTCGATGTGGCGCGCCAGATCCGCGCCGAGCCTGGCCTGCCGCGCCCGGCCATCCTGCTCTGCTCCTCCGGCGCCTCGCTTGGAAAGGACCAGCCGGAGGAAGGGCTGGTCGAGGGCATGCTGCTCAAGCCCGCCCTGCCGGCGCGGCTGCGCGACAGCCTGCTCGCCGCGCTGGCGCCCCGCGCCGAGGCGGATGCGCCGGCGGTGGCGGAGCCGACGGCGCCGCCCACGCAGGAAGCGCCGCTGCAGCGCGTGCTTCTGGTGGAGGACAATGCCACCAACCAGCTCGTCATGAAGACCATCCTCGGCAAGGCGCATTGCCATGTGGATGTGGCGGGCGATGGCGGCGAGGCGGTGCGGATGGCCCATGCCGCGCCCTATGACGTGATCCTGATGGACCTCCAGATGCCGGTGATGGACGGGCTGGAGGCCACGCGGCAGATCCGCGCGACGCAGGGCCCCAACCGGCGCACCCGGATCATCGGGCTGACGGCGGCGGTGGGTCCGGTCTTCGAGGCGCAGTGCCGGGCCGCGGGGATGGATGACTATCTCGGCAAGCCGGTGCAGCGCGCGGCGCTGCTGGACCGGCTCAAGCAGAAGGTGGGGTAG
- a CDS encoding substrate-binding periplasmic protein, whose protein sequence is MIRARGELKVCIWPDYFAISFRNPRNSELEGIDIDLARALAARLSVRLTFVETNFAVFMDRIEAGDCDIAMMGVGITPARAQRVAFSRPYLASPMYAVTTRNNARIRNWSDIDTPGTVVAVAAGTIMEPLMSRTLRRAELLVVVPPRSREAEIQAGRADVFMSDFPYTRRMLPMHDWARVIDPPDRFGETLYAWALPMHDAPWLAEVNSFVGAARADGTLARAAARHGLTPILIR, encoded by the coding sequence ATGATCCGGGCGCGAGGCGAGTTGAAAGTTTGCATCTGGCCTGATTATTTCGCCATCTCTTTCCGAAACCCTCGCAACAGCGAGTTGGAAGGCATCGACATTGATCTCGCCCGGGCCCTGGCGGCCCGGCTTTCGGTGCGACTCACCTTCGTCGAGACCAACTTCGCCGTCTTCATGGACCGGATCGAGGCCGGCGATTGCGACATCGCCATGATGGGGGTGGGCATCACGCCCGCCCGCGCGCAGCGCGTCGCCTTCAGCCGCCCCTATCTGGCGAGCCCCATGTATGCGGTGACCACCCGCAACAATGCCCGCATCCGCAACTGGTCGGACATCGACACGCCCGGCACCGTGGTGGCGGTGGCCGCCGGCACCATCATGGAGCCGCTGATGAGCCGCACGCTGCGGCGCGCGGAACTGCTGGTGGTCGTGCCCCCCCGCTCGCGCGAGGCGGAGATCCAGGCCGGCCGGGCGGATGTCTTCATGAGCGACTTCCCCTACACCCGCCGCATGCTGCCGATGCATGACTGGGCCCGGGTGATCGACCCGCCCGACCGCTTCGGCGAGACGCTCTATGCCTGGGCGCTGCCCATGCACGACGCGCCCTGGCTGGCCGAGGTCAACAGCTTCGTCGGCGCGGCGCGCGCCGATGGCACGCTGGCCCGCGCCGCGGCCCGGCACGGGCTGACGCCGATCCTGATCCGCTGA
- a CDS encoding serine/threonine dehydratase, which produces MSQAPDSTAIAAADIAAAAGRIAGDIRRTPLLDLPGWGCLKLEMLQVAGSFKPRGAFNRMRALGVPPAGVIAASGGNHGAAVAAAAASLGVPAEIFVPEIAAEAKRARIRGFGARLIVGGATYDEARQASEARAAETGALMVHAYDQPEVLAGQGTVALEWQEQVPGLTHLLIAVGGGGLLGGIAAWHAATGVSLVAVEPEGCPGLHAALAAGRPVPAPVGGLAADSLGARQVGRLMFPIVARLAARGRLDSVLVADDAIRAAQRALWDHARLVAEPGGAAALAALLSGAWTPPPGARVGVLVCGANTDPGAVG; this is translated from the coding sequence ATGTCCCAAGCCCCTGATTCCACCGCCATCGCCGCCGCCGACATTGCCGCCGCCGCTGGGCGCATCGCCGGCGACATCCGCCGCACGCCCCTGCTCGACCTGCCCGGCTGGGGCTGCCTGAAGCTCGAGATGCTGCAGGTGGCCGGCAGCTTCAAGCCGCGCGGCGCCTTCAACCGCATGCGGGCGCTGGGCGTGCCGCCGGCCGGCGTCATCGCGGCCTCGGGCGGCAATCACGGCGCGGCGGTGGCGGCCGCCGCCGCCAGCCTCGGCGTGCCGGCCGAGATCTTCGTCCCCGAGATTGCGGCCGAGGCGAAGCGCGCCCGCATCCGCGGCTTCGGCGCGCGTCTCATCGTGGGGGGCGCCACCTATGACGAGGCGCGGCAGGCGAGCGAGGCGCGCGCGGCTGAGACCGGCGCCCTCATGGTCCATGCCTATGACCAGCCGGAAGTCCTGGCCGGGCAGGGGACGGTCGCTCTGGAATGGCAGGAGCAGGTGCCCGGCCTCACCCATCTGCTGATCGCGGTGGGCGGCGGCGGCCTGCTGGGCGGCATTGCCGCCTGGCATGCGGCGACCGGGGTGAGCCTCGTCGCCGTCGAGCCCGAGGGCTGCCCCGGCCTGCATGCCGCGCTGGCGGCCGGGCGGCCGGTGCCCGCGCCGGTCGGCGGCCTGGCGGCGGACAGCCTGGGGGCGCGGCAGGTGGGCAGGTTGATGTTCCCGATCGTGGCGCGGCTCGCGGCGCGGGGGCGACTCGACTCCGTCCTGGTGGCCGATGACGCGATCCGCGCCGCGCAGCGCGCCCTCTGGGACCATGCCCGGCTGGTGGCCGAGCCGGGCGGGGCCGCGGCGCTGGCCGCGCTGCTCAGCGGCGCATGGACGCCGCCGCCGGGCGCCCGGGTGGGGGTGCTGGTGTGCGGCGCAAACACCGACCCGGGCGCTGTGGGATAG
- a CDS encoding HPr kinase/phosphorylase produces MLLHGSCAALAGEGVLLLAPPGGGKSDLLLRLLGQGWILVADDQVMLEADQGLLRASPPSALAGRMEVFGLGLLERLPWQAAPLRLAAHLVPQAELPRLPEPAAWSALGISLPAIRLHGAAPSAPELLRRALDVLAGRIGMGAGAFAA; encoded by the coding sequence ATGCTCCTGCACGGTAGCTGCGCGGCCCTGGCAGGCGAAGGCGTCCTCCTTCTCGCGCCCCCGGGCGGTGGCAAGTCGGACCTGCTGCTGCGCCTCCTCGGGCAAGGCTGGATCCTGGTAGCGGATGACCAAGTGATGCTGGAGGCTGATCAGGGCCTGTTGCGCGCTTCCCCGCCCTCGGCGCTGGCCGGGCGGATGGAAGTGTTCGGCCTCGGCCTGCTGGAGCGCCTGCCCTGGCAGGCGGCCCCCCTCAGGCTGGCCGCACATCTCGTGCCGCAGGCCGAGCTGCCGCGCCTGCCCGAGCCCGCCGCCTGGTCGGCCCTCGGCATCAGCCTCCCCGCCATCCGCCTGCACGGCGCCGCCCCGTCGGCGCCCGAGCTGCTGCGCCGCGCGCTGGACGTGCTGGCCGGGCGCATCGGCATGGGCGCCGGCGCCTTCGCCGCATGA
- the rapZ gene encoding RNase adapter RapZ: MKDETRPFVLVTGLSGAGKASILRVLEDLGFETVDNPPLAILDALVQEGSGPIAAGIDTRTRGFDPAKALAAIARLRQRPDIAATLVYATAEEEVLLRRYTETRRRHPLAPGGPLGSRVQDGIAREAALLAPLREAADLILDTSTLPLPELRRLIEARFKPEGAPGLNINLKSFGFPKGLPREADLVFDMRFLANPHYDALLRPMTGRDAAVAEYVAADPDFPAFWTRLVGFIEPLLPRYVSEGKKYLTIAIGCTGGRHRSVFVVEKLAAHLRQQGWRVDVAHRELGQLPDMVLSTPASPPSPPMPLTVNTET; the protein is encoded by the coding sequence ATGAAGGACGAGACCCGCCCCTTCGTGCTCGTCACCGGCCTTTCCGGCGCGGGCAAGGCCTCCATCCTGCGCGTGCTGGAGGATCTGGGCTTCGAGACGGTGGACAACCCGCCGCTCGCCATCCTCGACGCGCTGGTGCAAGAGGGCAGCGGCCCGATCGCCGCTGGCATCGACACGCGCACCCGCGGCTTCGATCCGGCCAAGGCGCTGGCCGCCATCGCGCGCCTGCGCCAGCGCCCCGACATCGCCGCGACCCTGGTTTATGCGACCGCCGAGGAGGAGGTGCTGCTGCGCCGCTACACGGAGACGCGGCGCCGCCACCCGCTCGCCCCCGGCGGCCCGCTCGGCAGCCGCGTGCAGGACGGCATCGCGCGTGAGGCCGCATTGCTCGCCCCCCTGCGCGAGGCGGCGGACCTCATCCTCGACACCTCCACCCTGCCCCTGCCCGAGCTGCGCCGCCTGATCGAGGCGCGCTTCAAGCCCGAAGGCGCGCCGGGGCTGAACATCAACCTCAAATCCTTCGGCTTCCCCAAGGGCCTCCCGCGCGAGGCGGACCTCGTCTTCGACATGCGCTTCCTGGCGAATCCGCATTACGACGCGCTGCTGCGGCCGATGACGGGGCGCGATGCCGCGGTCGCAGAATATGTGGCGGCCGATCCGGATTTCCCGGCCTTCTGGACGCGCCTGGTCGGCTTCATCGAGCCGCTGCTGCCGCGTTACGTGTCCGAGGGCAAGAAATACCTCACCATCGCCATCGGCTGCACCGGCGGGCGCCATCGTTCCGTCTTCGTGGTCGAAAAACTGGCAGCCCATCTCCGGCAGCAGGGCTGGCGTGTGGATGTCGCGCATCGGGAACTGGGTCAGCTGCCCGATATGGTGTTATCAACCCCTGCTTCCCCCCCATCGCCCCCCATGCCCCTCACCGTGAATACCGAAACATGA
- a CDS encoding PTS sugar transporter subunit IIA, with translation MIGLVLVTHGRLALELRHAMEHVVGPQPAVATVCIGPEDDMEGRRADIRARIADVDQGDGVIVLTDIAGGTPSNLAFSLADHKTIEVIAGVNLPLLVKLAKIRGSEPLAEAVDHAAKAGRKYITAASDLANGQATPQMAGKNGNGSAQ, from the coding sequence ATGATTGGTCTTGTGCTCGTCACCCATGGGCGGCTCGCGCTCGAATTGCGCCACGCCATGGAGCATGTGGTGGGCCCCCAGCCGGCGGTCGCCACCGTCTGCATCGGTCCCGAGGACGACATGGAGGGGCGGCGCGCCGATATCCGCGCCCGGATCGCCGATGTGGACCAGGGGGATGGCGTGATCGTCCTGACCGACATCGCGGGCGGCACGCCCTCCAACCTCGCCTTCTCGCTGGCCGATCACAAGACGATCGAGGTGATCGCGGGCGTGAACCTGCCGCTGCTGGTCAAGCTCGCGAAGATCCGCGGCAGCGAACCGCTGGCCGAAGCGGTGGACCATGCCGCCAAGGCGGGCCGAAAATACATCACCGCCGCGAGTGACCTCGCAAACGGCCAGGCCACGCCCCAAATGGCGGGCAAGAACGGGAATGGAAGCGCCCAATGA
- a CDS encoding HPr family phosphocarrier protein, which translates to MVLKRTIKIINSRGLHARAAAKLVAVAERYSACLNVTRSGQTVPACSIMGLMMLGAGQGSEVTLEAEGWDAREALDAVAGLIEAGFHED; encoded by the coding sequence ATGGTGCTGAAGCGCACCATCAAGATCATCAACAGCCGCGGCCTGCACGCGCGCGCCGCTGCCAAGCTCGTGGCCGTGGCCGAGCGCTATTCCGCCTGCCTGAACGTGACGCGGTCCGGCCAGACCGTGCCCGCCTGCTCCATCATGGGGCTGATGATGCTGGGCGCCGGCCAAGGCAGCGAGGTGACGCTCGAGGCCGAGGGCTGGGATGCGCGCGAGGCGCTGGACGCGGTGGCCGGGCTGATCGAAGCCGGCTTCCATGAAGACTGA